In Mongoliitalea daihaiensis, one DNA window encodes the following:
- the fusA gene encoding elongation factor G, with protein sequence MSRDLKYTRNIGIAAHIDAGKTTTTERILFYSGVSHKIGEVHDGAATMDWMAQEQERGITITSAATTVFWNYRDNKYQINIIDTPGHVDFTVEVNRSLRILDGLVFLFSAVDGVEPQSETNWRLADNYKVARIGFVNKMDRSGANFLEVCKQVKEMLGSHAVPLQLPIGAEDKFKGVVDLINNRAITWNEADMGMTYEVIPMPEDMVEEVAQWREHLLESVAEFDESLMEKYFEDPDSITEAEILAALREATIQMKIVPMVCGSSFKNKGVQTMLDLVMELLPSPLDKDEIIAHELDNEEKEVKIGPDEKEPFAGLAFKIATDPFVGRLCFVRAYSGVLESGSYVFNSRSGNKERISRVFQMHANKQNQIPRLQAGDIGAVVGFKDIKTGDTLCDEKRKVVLESMVFPEPVIGYAIEPKTQADVDKLGMAIAKLVEEDPTLQVNTDHETGQTILRGMGELHLEIIIDRLKREFKVEINQGAPQVAYKEALFGSVEHKEVYKKQTGGKGKFADIVFELGPKDPDPETGEIKQGLDFVNGIVGGVIPKEFIAPVQKGFTEAMKNGPLAGYPIESMKVRLFHGSYHDVDSDALSFELAARIGFKEAAKKCRPQLLEPIMAVDVVTPDEYTGPITGDLNRRRGLMKGMDTKGSSTVVKASVPLSELFGYVTDLRTISSGRATASLTFSHYEPVPTNIAEQVIAKVKGEKA encoded by the coding sequence ATGTCAAGAGATTTAAAATATACTAGGAATATTGGTATTGCTGCGCACATTGATGCAGGTAAGACCACGACCACTGAACGTATCCTTTTTTACTCCGGCGTCAGCCATAAAATCGGTGAAGTACACGACGGAGCAGCTACCATGGACTGGATGGCCCAAGAGCAAGAAAGAGGTATTACCATTACTTCTGCTGCTACCACAGTTTTTTGGAATTACAGAGATAATAAATATCAAATCAACATCATCGATACTCCTGGACACGTTGACTTCACGGTAGAAGTTAACAGATCTTTGAGAATCTTAGATGGTTTGGTGTTCCTTTTCAGTGCAGTTGATGGTGTGGAACCACAGTCTGAGACTAACTGGAGACTAGCTGATAACTATAAAGTAGCCCGTATCGGTTTCGTTAACAAAATGGATAGATCCGGTGCTAACTTCCTTGAAGTTTGTAAACAAGTAAAAGAAATGTTAGGAAGTCATGCTGTTCCTTTGCAGCTTCCTATCGGTGCCGAAGACAAGTTCAAAGGGGTAGTTGACTTGATCAACAACCGTGCGATCACTTGGAATGAGGCAGATATGGGGATGACTTATGAAGTGATTCCTATGCCTGAGGATATGGTGGAAGAAGTAGCACAGTGGAGAGAGCATTTGTTGGAATCAGTTGCTGAGTTTGATGAGTCTTTGATGGAGAAATACTTCGAAGATCCAGATTCAATCACAGAGGCTGAAATCTTAGCTGCTCTTCGTGAAGCTACTATCCAAATGAAAATCGTTCCTATGGTTTGTGGTTCATCTTTCAAAAATAAAGGTGTACAGACCATGTTGGATTTGGTAATGGAATTATTGCCTTCTCCACTGGATAAGGACGAAATCATTGCTCATGAACTTGACAATGAAGAAAAAGAAGTAAAAATTGGACCTGACGAAAAAGAGCCATTTGCTGGCTTGGCTTTCAAAATTGCAACTGATCCATTTGTGGGTAGATTGTGTTTCGTAAGAGCCTATTCAGGTGTATTGGAATCTGGTTCATACGTATTCAATAGCCGTTCAGGCAATAAGGAACGTATTTCCCGCGTATTCCAAATGCATGCTAATAAGCAAAACCAAATCCCAAGACTACAAGCTGGAGATATCGGTGCAGTAGTTGGTTTCAAAGATATCAAGACTGGTGATACCCTATGCGACGAAAAGCGTAAAGTAGTATTGGAGTCAATGGTATTCCCTGAGCCGGTTATCGGATATGCTATTGAGCCTAAAACTCAAGCAGATGTTGATAAATTGGGTATGGCGATCGCAAAATTGGTAGAAGAAGATCCAACACTTCAAGTGAATACTGATCATGAAACTGGTCAGACTATCTTGAGAGGTATGGGTGAACTTCACCTTGAAATCATCATTGACCGTCTGAAGAGAGAATTTAAGGTTGAAATCAACCAAGGTGCTCCTCAGGTTGCTTATAAAGAAGCTTTATTTGGTTCAGTTGAACACAAAGAAGTGTATAAGAAGCAGACAGGTGGTAAAGGTAAGTTTGCTGATATCGTGTTCGAATTAGGACCTAAGGATCCAGATCCAGAAACTGGTGAGATCAAACAAGGGTTGGATTTCGTAAACGGTATCGTGGGTGGTGTGATTCCAAAAGAATTCATCGCTCCAGTTCAGAAAGGTTTCACAGAAGCTATGAAGAACGGTCCTTTGGCAGGTTACCCAATCGAGTCTATGAAAGTACGATTGTTCCACGGTTCTTACCATGACGTTGACTCCGATGCATTGTCTTTTGAATTAGCTGCAAGAATTGGTTTCAAGGAAGCTGCTAAGAAGTGTAGACCACAATTGTTGGAGCCAATCATGGCCGTAGACGTAGTAACACCAGATGAGTACACTGGACCTATCACGGGTGACTTGAACAGAAGAAGAGGTTTGATGAAAGGTATGGATACCAAAGGTTCTTCTACAGTAGTAAAGGCAAGTGTTCCATTATCTGAATTGTTCGGTTATGTAACTGACTTGAGAACGATCTCTTCTGGTAGAGCAACAGCGTCTTTGACGTTCTCTCACTACGAGCCAGTTCCAACCAATATCGCTGAACAAGTGATTGCGAAAGTAAAAGGTGAAAAAGCCTAA
- the rpsJ gene encoding 30S ribosomal protein S10 yields MNQKIRIKLKSYDHSLVDKSSEKIVKAVKATGAIVVGPIPLPTKKEKFTVLKSPHVNKKARDQYQLCTYKRLVDIYSNSSKTVDALMKIELPSGVDVEIKV; encoded by the coding sequence ATGAATCAGAAAATCAGAATAAAACTAAAATCATACGATCACAGCTTGGTGGATAAGTCATCAGAGAAGATCGTAAAGGCGGTAAAAGCTACTGGTGCTATTGTGGTGGGGCCAATTCCATTGCCTACAAAGAAGGAGAAATTCACTGTGTTGAAATCTCCTCACGTAAACAAGAAAGCGAGAGATCAATATCAGCTTTGTACTTACAAGCGCTTGGTAGACATCTACAGCAACAGCTCAAAGACAGTGGATGCTTTGATGAAGATCGAGCTTCCAAGTGGAGTTGATGTAGAAATCAAAGTCTGA
- the rplC gene encoding 50S ribosomal protein L3, with protein MSGIIGKKVGMTSIFSADGRNVACTLIEAGPCVVTQVKNVETDGYNAVQLAFGERKEKNTPKPLMGHFKKAGTTPKQKVVEFRDFRVEFEGQVDLGKTVEAGQVFVEGDFVDAIGTSKGKGFQGVVKRHGFAGVGGQTHGQHNRQRHPGSIGACSWPSRVFKGMRMAGRTGGDRVKVVNLKVLKIYPEKNLLLVSGSVPGPKNSFVILEK; from the coding sequence ATGTCTGGAATAATAGGTAAAAAAGTAGGAATGACTAGTATTTTCAGTGCCGATGGACGTAATGTCGCATGCACGTTAATAGAAGCTGGTCCTTGCGTAGTGACGCAAGTAAAAAATGTTGAAACAGACGGGTACAACGCTGTTCAATTGGCATTCGGTGAGCGTAAGGAGAAAAACACTCCTAAGCCATTGATGGGGCACTTTAAAAAGGCCGGCACCACGCCAAAGCAGAAAGTTGTTGAATTCAGAGACTTTAGAGTCGAATTCGAAGGTCAGGTTGATCTTGGAAAAACCGTAGAAGCTGGTCAGGTATTCGTAGAAGGTGACTTCGTAGATGCGATCGGAACTTCCAAAGGTAAAGGTTTTCAAGGTGTTGTGAAAAGGCATGGATTTGCTGGTGTGGGTGGTCAAACTCACGGTCAGCACAACAGACAAAGACACCCTGGATCTATTGGTGCTTGTTCTTGGCCTTCAAGAGTATTTAAAGGTATGAGAATGGCAGGTAGAACTGGTGGTGACAGAGTGAAAGTTGTCAACCTAAAGGTCCTAAAAATCTATCCTGAGAAGAACTTGCTACTTGTGAGTGGTTCTGTTCCTGGTCCAAAAAATTCTTTCGTTATTCTAGAGAAGTAA
- the rplD gene encoding 50S ribosomal protein L4, which yields MELAVLKHNGEDTGRKITLSDEVFAIEPNDHAIYLDVKQFLANQRQGTHKSKERNEIAGSTKKIKKQKGTGGARAGSIKSPLFRGGGRVFGPKPRDYSFKLNKKLKQLARKSALSYKVKENSLVVLESISFDSPKTKNYISFLNGLALTDKKSLLVLPEVNKNVYLSSRNLAKAKVVTVDSLNTYELLNADSLVLCEGAVSKLETILS from the coding sequence ATGGAATTAGCAGTATTAAAACATAACGGCGAAGATACAGGTAGAAAAATCACGCTATCAGACGAGGTTTTTGCAATAGAGCCAAACGATCACGCGATCTACCTAGATGTCAAACAATTTTTGGCTAACCAGAGACAGGGTACTCACAAATCTAAGGAAAGAAACGAGATCGCTGGTTCAACCAAGAAAATCAAAAAGCAAAAAGGTACCGGTGGTGCCAGAGCGGGTTCAATTAAATCTCCATTGTTCAGAGGAGGAGGTAGAGTTTTTGGTCCTAAGCCAAGAGATTACTCTTTCAAGTTGAATAAGAAATTGAAGCAATTGGCTCGTAAGTCTGCTTTGTCATATAAAGTTAAAGAGAACAGCTTAGTAGTATTGGAGAGCATCAGTTTTGATTCTCCTAAGACTAAAAACTACATCTCTTTCTTGAATGGTCTTGCACTTACTGATAAGAAGTCCTTGTTAGTTCTTCCTGAAGTAAATAAGAATGTGTACTTGTCCAGCAGAAACCTTGCAAAGGCGAAAGTGGTAACGGTTGATTCTTTGAATACATATGAGTTGTTGAATGCTGACAGCTTGGTATTGTGCGAAGGCGCTGTAAGTAAATTAGAAACCATTTTATCGTAA
- the rplW gene encoding 50S ribosomal protein L23, translating into MQILKRPLITEKISAMNEKGVYGFVVEKTATKPEIKAAIEKMYGVKVEDIRTLRMPGKPKTRYTKTKIVSGFSKPFKKAIVKIAEGEVIDFYGEI; encoded by the coding sequence ATGCAGATATTAAAGAGACCTTTGATTACGGAGAAGATTTCTGCCATGAACGAAAAAGGCGTTTATGGATTTGTAGTTGAGAAAACAGCTACTAAGCCAGAAATTAAAGCAGCCATCGAGAAAATGTACGGTGTGAAGGTAGAGGATATTCGTACCTTGAGAATGCCAGGAAAGCCAAAGACCCGTTACACCAAAACTAAAATAGTTTCAGGATTTTCCAAGCCATTCAAAAAGGCTATTGTGAAGATTGCTGAAGGTGAAGTGATCGATTTTTACGGAGAAATTTAA
- the rplB gene encoding 50S ribosomal protein L2 has protein sequence MAVRKLKPVTPGTRFRVAPVFDEITASKPEKSLLAPLKKTGGRNNAGKMTNRYIGGGHKRRLRIIDFKRNKFGIPAVVKTIEYDPNRSARIALLFYTDGTKTYIIAPEGLQVGQTVISGESVAPEVGNAMHMTNMPLGTIVHNIELKPGKGGALARSAGGYAQIVAREGKYVTVKLPSGEMRLILGACLATVGTVSNADHMNVRLGKAGRNRWLGRRPRTRGVAMNPVDHPMGGGEGRSSGGHPRSRKGLLAKGKKTRSPKKYSNKFIISRRTK, from the coding sequence ATGGCAGTTAGAAAATTAAAGCCTGTTACGCCGGGTACAAGATTTAGAGTTGCTCCTGTATTTGATGAAATTACTGCATCAAAGCCAGAGAAGTCTTTATTGGCCCCGTTGAAAAAAACAGGTGGTAGAAATAATGCAGGTAAAATGACCAATCGCTATATCGGTGGTGGTCACAAGAGAAGACTTAGAATCATTGATTTTAAGCGTAACAAATTTGGTATCCCTGCTGTAGTGAAGACAATTGAGTACGATCCTAACAGATCTGCGCGAATTGCCTTATTGTTCTACACAGATGGTACTAAAACCTACATTATTGCCCCGGAAGGTTTGCAAGTTGGACAAACAGTGATTTCCGGTGAGAGTGTTGCTCCAGAAGTGGGTAATGCGATGCACATGACCAATATGCCTTTAGGTACAATTGTTCACAACATCGAACTTAAGCCAGGAAAAGGTGGCGCTTTGGCACGAAGTGCGGGCGGCTATGCTCAGATTGTAGCGAGAGAAGGTAAGTACGTAACTGTAAAATTACCATCTGGCGAAATGAGATTAATCCTTGGTGCGTGTTTGGCTACAGTAGGTACTGTATCCAATGCTGACCATATGAATGTTAGGTTAGGTAAAGCTGGTAGAAACCGTTGGTTGGGAAGAAGACCTAGAACCAGAGGTGTGGCGATGAACCCTGTTGATCACCCTATGGGTGGTGGTGAGGGCCGTTCATCCGGTGGACACCCAAGATCTAGAAAAGGCTTACTTGCAAAAGGTAAGAAAACTAGATCACCTAAGAAGTATTCAAATAAATTCATTATCAGTAGACGTACGAAATAA
- the rpsS gene encoding 30S ribosomal protein S19, which yields MARSLKKGPYIEHHLAKKVDVMNESGKKSVIKTWSRRSMISPDFVGHTFAVHNGNKFIPVFVTDNMVGHKLGEFAPTRNFRGHIAKKDKGKR from the coding sequence ATGGCACGTTCATTAAAAAAGGGTCCTTATATAGAGCACCATTTGGCTAAGAAAGTGGATGTCATGAACGAATCAGGGAAAAAGTCTGTGATTAAAACATGGTCCAGAAGATCAATGATCTCCCCAGATTTCGTAGGCCACACCTTTGCTGTGCATAATGGAAACAAATTCATTCCTGTTTTTGTGACTGACAACATGGTTGGACATAAGCTAGGAGAATTTGCACCTACCAGAAACTTCAGAGGTCACATCGCCAAAAAAGATAAAGGAAAGAGATAA
- the rplV gene encoding 50S ribosomal protein L22, which translates to MEAIARLNNVPTSPRKMRLVADLVRGKRVGHALSILKFTPNHGSIKLEKLLLSAVANWQAKNPDVKLEDADLYVKTIFVDEGRMLKRLRPAPQGRAHRIRKRSNHVTLIVDAVDAGVTADEVETTENN; encoded by the coding sequence ATGGAAGCAATAGCAAGATTAAACAACGTTCCTACTTCTCCACGCAAAATGCGTTTGGTAGCTGACCTCGTGAGAGGTAAAAGAGTAGGACATGCACTCAGCATATTGAAGTTTACTCCGAACCACGGTTCCATTAAGTTAGAGAAGCTTCTTCTTTCTGCTGTAGCCAACTGGCAAGCGAAAAACCCAGATGTAAAGCTGGAAGATGCAGATTTATATGTGAAAACTATTTTTGTTGACGAAGGTCGTATGTTGAAAAGACTGAGACCTGCTCCTCAAGGAAGAGCTCACAGAATCCGTAAAAGATCAAATCATGTAACCTTGATTGTTGACGCAGTCGATGCAGGTGTTACCGCTGATGAAGTAGAAACAACAGAAAACAACTAA
- the rpsC gene encoding 30S ribosomal protein S3 yields MGQKINPIGFRLGVIKGWDSNWYGGKDFAEKLYEDQQIRKYVNARIPKGGISKVIIERTLKRITLTIHTARPGVVIGKGGAEVDKLKEELKKLTNKDVQINIFEIKRPELDAKLVGESIAQQLQARISFRRAMKQSIAATMRVGAEGIKIKLSGRLGGAEMARSEMYKEGRIPLHTLRADIDYAVSEALTVYGIIGIKVWIFKGEVYGKRDLSPNIGAAESKSNAGNQANRGKRREGGPKRRKRNN; encoded by the coding sequence ATGGGACAAAAAATCAACCCAATTGGTTTTAGACTTGGTGTAATCAAGGGATGGGACTCTAACTGGTACGGTGGCAAAGATTTTGCTGAGAAGCTGTATGAAGATCAGCAAATCAGGAAATACGTCAACGCTAGAATTCCAAAAGGAGGTATCTCAAAAGTTATCATCGAAAGAACTTTGAAGAGAATCACATTGACGATCCACACGGCAAGACCAGGAGTGGTAATCGGTAAAGGTGGTGCTGAAGTTGATAAATTGAAGGAGGAGTTGAAAAAACTTACCAACAAGGATGTACAAATCAACATCTTTGAAATTAAGCGTCCTGAATTGGATGCGAAGTTGGTAGGTGAGTCAATTGCTCAGCAATTACAAGCTAGAATTTCCTTTAGAAGAGCAATGAAACAATCCATTGCTGCAACCATGAGAGTGGGAGCTGAAGGTATCAAAATCAAACTTTCCGGTAGATTGGGTGGTGCTGAGATGGCACGTTCTGAAATGTACAAAGAAGGAAGAATTCCTTTGCATACATTGAGAGCTGACATTGATTATGCAGTTTCTGAAGCCTTGACTGTCTATGGTATCATTGGTATCAAAGTATGGATCTTCAAAGGTGAAGTGTACGGAAAGAGAGACCTTTCTCCAAATATTGGTGCTGCTGAGAGCAAATCTAATGCTGGTAATCAAGCCAACAGAGGAAAGCGCAGAGAAGGCGGACCAAAGAGAAGAAAGAGAAATAACTAA
- the rplP gene encoding 50S ribosomal protein L16, translating into MLQPKRTKYRKMHKGRIKGIAQRGHTLSFGNFGIKSLEAGWITSRQIEAARIAMTRAMKREGQVWIRIFPDKPITKKPAEVRMGKGKGAPEYWVAVIKPGTILFEATGVSLEVAKEALRLAQQKLPVSTNFIVRRDYVG; encoded by the coding sequence ATGTTACAGCCTAAAAGAACAAAATATAGAAAAATGCATAAGGGCAGGATCAAAGGGATCGCTCAGAGAGGACACACACTCTCTTTCGGTAACTTTGGTATCAAGTCCCTAGAGGCAGGTTGGATAACTTCCCGTCAGATTGAGGCCGCTCGTATTGCTATGACAAGAGCAATGAAGAGAGAAGGTCAGGTTTGGATCAGAATTTTCCCTGACAAACCAATCACTAAGAAGCCTGCTGAAGTACGTATGGGTAAAGGTAAAGGTGCTCCTGAATACTGGGTAGCAGTAATCAAGCCAGGAACAATCCTTTTTGAAGCTACTGGCGTAAGCTTGGAAGTGGCAAAAGAGGCCTTGAGATTGGCACAGCAAAAACTTCCTGTTAGTACGAATTTCATTGTACGTAGAGATTACGTAGGATAA
- the rpmC gene encoding 50S ribosomal protein L29: MKNSEIRSLSESEIIERIAAEQQNLTKLNFAHAISPIENPNKIRESRRFIARLQTILTEKQRAK; encoded by the coding sequence ATGAAAAACTCAGAAATCAGATCACTTTCCGAAAGTGAAATCATCGAGCGTATAGCCGCTGAGCAGCAAAATTTAACTAAGTTAAACTTCGCTCATGCTATTTCTCCTATTGAGAATCCAAATAAAATTAGGGAATCAAGACGTTTTATCGCGAGACTACAAACGATCTTGACAGAAAAACAAAGAGCTAAATAA
- the rpsQ gene encoding 30S ribosomal protein S17: MATTERNLRKERIGKVVSNKMDKSITVAVERKVKHPIYGKFVAKTTKFMVHDETNDAREGDVVKISETRPLSKNKRWRLVEIIERAK, encoded by the coding sequence ATGGCTACTACTGAGAGAAATCTACGTAAAGAGAGAATTGGCAAAGTAGTCAGCAACAAGATGGATAAATCCATTACAGTTGCCGTAGAGAGAAAGGTAAAACACCCAATCTACGGCAAGTTTGTTGCCAAGACTACCAAATTTATGGTTCATGACGAGACAAATGATGCTAGAGAAGGCGATGTTGTCAAAATTAGCGAAACTCGTCCGCTGAGTAAAAACAAGCGTTGGAGATTAGTAGAAATTATAGAAAGGGCTAAGTAA
- the rplN gene encoding 50S ribosomal protein L14 produces the protein MIQQESRLSVADNSGAKEVLVIRVLGGTKKRYASIGDKVVVTVKSALSSSNMKKGTVSKAVIVRTKKEIRRKDGSYIRFEDNAAVLLNNNNEPRGSRIFGPVARELRDKQYMKIVSLAPEVL, from the coding sequence ATGATACAGCAAGAATCCAGACTAAGCGTGGCGGATAATTCCGGTGCCAAAGAGGTGCTCGTAATCCGCGTGTTGGGTGGTACCAAGAAAAGGTATGCTTCCATCGGAGACAAAGTTGTAGTAACAGTTAAATCTGCTCTTTCTTCCAGCAACATGAAAAAAGGTACCGTTTCTAAAGCGGTTATCGTGAGAACGAAGAAAGAAATCAGACGTAAAGACGGTTCTTACATCAGATTCGAAGATAATGCAGCTGTATTGTTGAACAACAACAACGAGCCAAGAGGTAGCCGTATTTTCGGTCCTGTTGCAAGAGAGTTGAGAGATAAGCAGTATATGAAGATTGTATCTTTAGCCCCAGAAGTATTGTAA
- the rplX gene encoding 50S ribosomal protein L24 — translation MERKFNKQPKLHIRRDDVVKVLSGDDKGKTGKILSVDLEKRRAIVEGLNMVTKHVKPTASNPQGGIEKKEAPIHISNLMLVDPKTGEATKTGRKRNEQGKLVRYSKKTGEVING, via the coding sequence ATGGAAAGAAAATTTAACAAACAGCCAAAGCTACATATCAGAAGAGACGATGTCGTAAAGGTATTGTCAGGCGATGATAAAGGCAAAACAGGCAAGATATTGTCTGTTGATCTTGAAAAAAGAAGGGCTATCGTAGAAGGTCTTAACATGGTAACAAAACATGTTAAACCAACTGCTTCCAATCCTCAAGGAGGAATCGAGAAAAAAGAAGCTCCTATTCACATTAGTAACCTTATGCTTGTAGATCCTAAGACGGGTGAAGCTACCAAAACAGGTAGAAAAAGAAATGAGCAAGGTAAATTGGTAAGGTATTCCAAAAAAACAGGGGAGGTGATCAATGGCTAA
- the rplE gene encoding 50S ribosomal protein L5 has translation MAKPRVKDRYLTEIAPALKEKFQYKSVMQVPKLTKIVVNKGIGAAVADKKLVDQGVEELGLITGQRAVATKAKTSVSNFKLREGMPIGAKVTLRGNKMYEFLDRLMTVALPRVRDFKGISDKGFDGRGNYTLGVTEQIIFPEISIEKVNRISGMDITFVTTAATDEESYALLKAFGMPFVNKNNQ, from the coding sequence ATGGCTAAGCCTAGAGTAAAAGATAGATATTTGACTGAAATTGCTCCAGCGCTTAAGGAGAAGTTTCAATATAAGTCAGTGATGCAGGTCCCTAAATTGACAAAAATTGTTGTTAATAAGGGTATCGGTGCAGCGGTAGCTGATAAAAAATTGGTTGATCAAGGTGTAGAAGAGCTTGGCTTAATCACTGGTCAGAGAGCTGTAGCTACAAAGGCGAAAACTTCTGTATCCAACTTCAAGTTGAGAGAAGGAATGCCAATTGGTGCAAAAGTTACTCTTAGAGGTAACAAAATGTACGAATTCTTAGACAGATTGATGACTGTTGCTCTTCCTCGTGTGAGAGATTTCAAAGGTATCAGCGATAAAGGTTTTGACGGAAGAGGTAACTATACCTTGGGTGTAACCGAGCAGATCATTTTCCCTGAAATCAGCATTGAGAAAGTTAACAGGATTTCCGGTATGGACATCACTTTCGTGACAACTGCTGCAACTGATGAAGAAAGCTATGCTTTATTGAAAGCTTTCGGTATGCCTTTCGTTAACAAAAATAATCAATAA
- the rpsN gene encoding 30S ribosomal protein S14, translating to MARESLKARERKREHLVAKFAKKRAELKAAGDYEALDKLPKNSSPVRLHNRCKLTGRPKGYMRKFGVNRVTFREMASAGKIPGVTKSSW from the coding sequence ATGGCAAGAGAGTCATTAAAAGCTCGTGAGAGAAAAAGAGAACATCTTGTAGCCAAGTTTGCTAAGAAAAGAGCAGAACTGAAAGCTGCTGGTGATTATGAAGCATTGGATAAACTTCCAAAAAATTCATCCCCGGTGAGACTGCACAACAGATGTAAATTAACCGGTCGTCCGAAAGGATACATGAGGAAGTTTGGTGTCAATAGGGTTACTTTTAGAGAAATGGCTTCTGCTGGTAAAATTCCTGGTGTAACCAAATCTAGCTGGTAA
- the rpsH gene encoding 30S ribosomal protein S8, which yields MTDPIADYLTRLRNAIKASHRIVEIPASNIKKEMTKVLFDKGYIQNYKFEENGPQGTIKIALKYNPATKQNAIVSLSRISKPGLRKYVKHGDLPRVINGLGIAILSTSKGVMTDKEARVEGIGGEVLCYVY from the coding sequence ATGACTGATCCAATAGCTGATTATCTAACAAGATTGAGAAACGCCATAAAGGCGTCTCATCGAATAGTTGAGATACCTGCTTCTAACATTAAAAAAGAAATGACCAAGGTCTTGTTTGACAAAGGTTATATTCAAAACTACAAGTTCGAGGAGAATGGTCCTCAAGGAACTATCAAAATAGCTTTGAAATACAATCCTGCCACCAAGCAAAACGCCATCGTCAGTCTTTCTAGAATTAGTAAGCCAGGTTTGAGAAAGTATGTGAAACATGGAGATCTACCAAGAGTCATCAACGGCTTAGGTATTGCAATCCTGTCCACATCTAAGGGTGTAATGACCGATAAAGAGGCCCGTGTAGAGGGTATCGGTGGAGAAGTACTTTGCTACGTATATTAA
- the rplF gene encoding 50S ribosomal protein L6: MSRIGKKPINLPAGVTVDVSAHNTVTVKGPKGTLVRDVNPDITVKVEGNELLVERPTDSKRHKSLHGLYRSLINNMVVGVSDGYKKEMELVGVGYKASNQGQVLELSLGYSHSIFFALPESIKLTTETPKGKNPLVTLEGIDKELVGQIAAKIRSLRKVEPYKGKGVRFVGEIVRRKAGKTAGKK; the protein is encoded by the coding sequence ATGTCAAGAATAGGTAAAAAACCAATAAATCTACCTGCGGGTGTTACTGTAGACGTGTCAGCACATAATACTGTCACTGTTAAAGGTCCCAAAGGTACGCTAGTTAGGGATGTGAATCCCGATATTACCGTGAAGGTTGAAGGCAATGAATTGCTTGTAGAGAGACCAACGGATTCCAAAAGACATAAGTCTTTACACGGATTGTACCGTTCTTTAATCAACAACATGGTTGTTGGTGTATCCGATGGATACAAAAAAGAAATGGAATTGGTCGGTGTAGGTTACAAGGCATCTAATCAGGGACAAGTTCTAGAACTTTCTCTTGGTTATTCCCACAGTATTTTCTTTGCGTTGCCGGAGTCAATTAAACTGACTACTGAAACTCCTAAGGGTAAAAACCCTTTGGTAACTTTGGAAGGTATCGATAAAGAATTAGTAGGTCAAATAGCTGCAAAGATCAGATCCTTGCGTAAGGTAGAACCTTACAAAGGTAAAGGTGTACGCTTCGTAGGTGAAATTGTAAGACGTAAGGCTGGTAAAACTGCTGGTAAAAAATAA
- the rplR gene encoding 50S ribosomal protein L18: MAFNKNFRRLRIKKSIRRKINGTDSRPRLSVFKSNTGIYAQLVDDLKGHTLAQASSKELGSVKNANVSVSKEVGKKLAERAVEKGVSEVVFDRSGYLYHGNVKALADGAREGGLKF, translated from the coding sequence ATGGCTTTTAATAAGAATTTCAGAAGACTTAGAATCAAGAAAAGTATTCGTAGAAAAATCAACGGTACAGATTCAAGACCTCGTTTGTCAGTATTTAAAAGCAATACTGGTATTTACGCGCAATTAGTGGATGATTTGAAAGGTCATACACTTGCTCAGGCGTCTTCCAAAGAACTTGGTTCCGTTAAGAATGCCAATGTATCAGTTTCTAAAGAAGTTGGTAAAAAACTAGCTGAAAGAGCTGTAGAAAAGGGTGTTTCGGAAGTAGTATTCGACAGAAGCGGCTATTTGTATCATGGTAACGTTAAAGCTTTAGCCGACGGTGCTAGAGAAGGTGGCCTTAAATTCTAA